The following proteins are encoded in a genomic region of Oncorhynchus kisutch isolate 150728-3 linkage group LG4, Okis_V2, whole genome shotgun sequence:
- the LOC109889832 gene encoding uncharacterized protein LOC109889832 codes for MRAYLVLLLLLPLCTADYKIECYGEDFLMLRNQLLQCSSKTQQACYTRKTGEKGCARLEFCSRPGWKCCYKDRCNALS; via the exons ATGAGAGCCTACCTGGTCCTGCTTCTGCTGCTCCCTCTGTGCACAG CCGACTACAAAATTGAATGTTACGGCGAGGACTTCCTGATGCTGAGGAACCAGCTCCTACAGTGCTCAAGCAAAACACAGCAGGCCTGCTACACCAGGA agacaggggagaagggctGTGCTCGGCTGGAGTTCTGCTCTCGACCAGGCTGGAAGTGCTGCTATAAGGACCGCTGCAATGCCTTGAGCTGA